One genomic segment of Halorhodospira halophila includes these proteins:
- a CDS encoding nucleoside-diphosphate sugar epimerase/dehydratase, which produces MLRRYRGQPWRFTVPAVTGALLAEALRAGRRLRPVAFIDEDPGRTRARIDRLPVYPVQHLGRALSRHWIDRVVLALPSAPDVHRRRIVDQLQACGVRIDTVPAIDELLAGRRCLTQLEPATRHAGVGAIACPERLRADLDGAHVAVTGAGEKRCGPRSPRSPARRWTRGVRALGQAVRDRDARRAWRLLAELVPEYEPVGRGKGAVRPLRALEQVS; this is translated from the coding sequence ATGCTCCGGCGCTACCGAGGCCAGCCGTGGCGATTTACGGTACCGGCAGTAACCGGTGCGCTGTTGGCCGAGGCCCTCCGGGCGGGGCGGCGGCTGCGTCCGGTGGCGTTTATCGATGAGGACCCCGGCCGGACCCGGGCGCGGATCGACCGGCTGCCGGTCTACCCGGTCCAGCACCTGGGGCGGGCGCTCTCCCGGCACTGGATCGACCGGGTGGTCCTCGCCCTGCCGTCGGCGCCGGACGTCCATCGTCGGCGGATCGTCGATCAGCTGCAGGCCTGTGGCGTGCGGATCGACACCGTGCCGGCCATCGATGAGCTCCTGGCCGGCCGCCGGTGCCTGACCCAGCTGGAGCCGGCCACTCGCCACGCCGGGGTCGGGGCGATCGCCTGCCCGGAGCGGCTGCGCGCTGACCTGGATGGCGCCCACGTGGCGGTCACCGGCGCCGGGGAAAAGCGCTGCGGGCCTAGGAGCCCGCGCAGCCCTGCGAGGCGCTGGACGCGGGGCGTGCGCGCACTCGGCCAGGCCGTGCGCGACCGGGATGCCCGGCGCGCCTGGCGGCTGCTGGCGGAGCTGGTGCCGGAGTACGAGCCCGTCGGCCGGGGGAAGGGGGCGGTGCGCCCGTTGCGAGCCCTCGAGCAGGTGTCCTGA
- a CDS encoding sugar transferase codes for MVPKLFECTLSAVALLLLLPLLLILAAAIRLDSPGPVLYRQQRIGRHGDPFWMWKLRTMTADAEHHGPAITRAGDARVTRFGRLLRRYKLDELPQLVHVLRGEMSLIGPRPEVPEYVALYTAGQHEVLEDRPGITGPASIAFADEEQQLARAEDPERLYREVILPEKIRLYRAYRGQRRWSSDLRLLGRTLIASTTWSPGSDQRHSKR; via the coding sequence ATCGTACCGAAGCTGTTCGAATGCACCCTCTCGGCCGTGGCGCTGCTCCTGCTGCTGCCGCTTTTGCTGATCCTCGCCGCAGCGATCCGCCTGGACTCCCCGGGGCCGGTGCTCTATCGGCAGCAGCGCATCGGCAGGCACGGGGATCCCTTCTGGATGTGGAAACTGCGGACCATGACCGCGGATGCCGAGCACCACGGCCCCGCGATCACGCGCGCGGGGGATGCACGGGTTACTCGTTTCGGCCGCCTGTTGCGCCGTTACAAGCTCGATGAACTGCCGCAGCTGGTGCACGTCCTGCGCGGCGAGATGAGCCTGATCGGGCCCCGCCCGGAGGTGCCCGAATACGTTGCGCTCTATACTGCCGGGCAGCACGAGGTGCTGGAGGATCGCCCCGGGATCACCGGCCCGGCTTCCATCGCCTTCGCCGACGAGGAGCAACAACTCGCCCGCGCCGAAGACCCGGAGCGCCTCTACCGGGAAGTCATCCTGCCGGAGAAAATCCGCCTCTACCGCGCCTACCGCGGGCAGCGGCGCTGGAGCAGCGACCTGCGCCTGCTCGGGCGCACGCTGATCGCCTCCACCACCTGGTCACCCGGCTCCGATCAGCGTCACTCAAAGCGATAG
- a CDS encoding carbon storage regulator — MLVLERRAGQRVRIGDDVELEVIECGRGRVRVAIRAPKSVAIRREELVKEAPPAPRRRGGREQ; from the coding sequence ATGCTGGTACTGGAGCGACGGGCGGGGCAGCGGGTGCGCATTGGCGACGATGTTGAGCTGGAGGTGATCGAGTGTGGCCGCGGGCGGGTGCGCGTCGCCATCCGTGCGCCGAAGTCGGTGGCCATTCGCCGGGAAGAGCTGGTCAAGGAGGCGCCGCCGGCGCCGCGCCGGCGGGGAGGGCGAGAGCAGTGA